Proteins encoded within one genomic window of Cellulomonas xiejunii:
- a CDS encoding acyl-CoA carboxylase epsilon subunit: MSTWEPDATRSDPHVHVVRGAPDDDELAALVAGLVAAAGRAPQDEDTDAPARAARARWVAPGRLRGTAPASRGPDAWRWSLRLDA, translated from the coding sequence GTGAGCACGTGGGAGCCGGACGCGACGCGCTCCGACCCGCACGTGCACGTGGTCCGCGGCGCGCCCGACGACGACGAGCTCGCCGCGCTCGTCGCGGGCCTCGTCGCGGCCGCCGGGCGCGCACCGCAGGACGAGGACACGGACGCACCCGCCCGCGCGGCGCGGGCACGGTGGGTCGCGCCGGGACGTCTGCGGGGGACGGCCCCGGCGTCGCGCGGGCCGGACGCCTGGCGGTGGAGCCTGCGCCTCGACGCATAG
- a CDS encoding acyl-CoA carboxylase subunit beta has protein sequence MTQDDLFARSVATDPTPTPADPAPAQPARTTAGLLDDLRARRAAAVDDAEENAVAKQHARGKKTARERIEALLDPGSFVELDAFVRHRSTKFGLEKRRVDGDGVVVGHGTVDGRAVCVYSQDFTVFGGSLGEVHGQKITKVMDLALRTGVPLVGISDGGGARIQEGVAGLTQFAEIFRRNVAASGVIPQISLILGPSAGGAVYSPALTDFIVMADGTSNMFITGPDVIRAVTGEDVGFEELGGATTHSTRSGVAHYMASDEDDAIDWVRTLLAYLPTNNLAEPPSYAHEADLEPTDDDRVLDTLVPDSDNQPYDMHTVLETVLDDGSFLEVQALYAQNVVVGFGHVEGHPVGVVANQPMQMAGTLDINAAEKAARFVRTCDAFGIPVLTFVDVPGFLPGTDQEWNGIIRRGAKLIYAYAEATVPLVTVITRKAYGGAYIVMGSKQLGADVNLAWPTAQIAVMGAGGAVNILQRGALKTVAEAGGDVEAERRRLTAEYEDAIVNPWDAAERGYVDDVIEPSETRAQIVRSLRLLRSKRASLPPRKHGNIPL, from the coding sequence GTGACCCAGGACGACCTCTTCGCGCGCAGCGTCGCCACGGACCCGACCCCGACGCCCGCGGATCCCGCACCGGCGCAGCCGGCCCGCACGACCGCCGGCCTCCTCGACGACCTGCGTGCCCGGCGCGCAGCGGCCGTCGACGACGCCGAGGAGAACGCGGTCGCCAAGCAGCACGCGCGCGGCAAGAAGACGGCCCGCGAGCGCATCGAGGCCCTGCTCGACCCGGGTTCGTTCGTCGAGCTCGACGCCTTCGTGCGGCACCGCTCGACCAAGTTCGGGCTCGAGAAGAGGCGCGTCGACGGCGACGGCGTGGTCGTCGGCCACGGCACGGTCGACGGCCGTGCCGTGTGCGTGTACTCGCAGGACTTCACGGTCTTCGGCGGCTCCCTGGGCGAGGTGCACGGCCAGAAGATCACGAAGGTCATGGACCTCGCGCTGCGCACCGGCGTGCCGCTGGTCGGCATCAGCGACGGCGGCGGCGCGCGCATCCAGGAGGGTGTCGCGGGTCTGACGCAGTTCGCGGAGATCTTCCGTCGCAACGTCGCCGCGTCGGGGGTGATCCCGCAGATCAGCCTCATCCTCGGGCCGTCGGCGGGCGGTGCGGTGTACTCGCCCGCGCTCACCGACTTCATCGTCATGGCCGACGGCACGTCCAACATGTTCATCACCGGCCCCGACGTGATCCGCGCCGTCACGGGCGAGGACGTGGGCTTCGAGGAGCTGGGCGGGGCGACGACGCACAGCACGCGCTCCGGCGTCGCGCACTACATGGCGTCCGACGAGGACGACGCGATCGACTGGGTCCGCACCCTCCTGGCCTACCTGCCGACCAACAACCTCGCGGAGCCGCCGTCGTACGCGCACGAGGCGGACCTCGAGCCGACGGACGACGACCGGGTGCTCGACACGCTCGTGCCGGACTCCGACAACCAGCCGTACGACATGCACACGGTGCTGGAGACGGTGCTGGACGACGGCAGCTTCCTCGAGGTGCAGGCCCTGTACGCGCAGAACGTCGTCGTGGGCTTCGGGCACGTCGAGGGGCACCCCGTCGGCGTCGTGGCGAACCAGCCGATGCAGATGGCGGGCACGCTCGACATCAACGCCGCGGAGAAGGCAGCGCGGTTCGTGCGCACGTGCGACGCGTTCGGCATCCCGGTGCTGACGTTCGTCGACGTGCCGGGCTTCCTGCCGGGCACCGACCAGGAGTGGAACGGCATCATCCGGCGCGGCGCCAAGCTCATCTACGCGTACGCCGAGGCGACGGTCCCGCTGGTCACGGTCATCACGCGCAAGGCCTACGGCGGCGCGTACATCGTCATGGGCTCCAAGCAGCTGGGGGCCGACGTCAACCTCGCGTGGCCGACCGCGCAGATCGCCGTCATGGGCGCCGGCGGGGCGGTCAACATCCTGCAGCGCGGCGCGCTGAAGACGGTGGCCGAGGCCGGGGGGGACGTCGAGGCCGAGCGGCGCCGCCTGACGGCGGAGTACGAGGACGCGATCGTCAACCCGTGGGACGCGGCGGAGCGGGGCTACGTCGACGACGTGATCGAGCCGTCCGAGACCCGCGCGCAGATCGTCCGGTCGCTGCGCCTGCTGCGCAGCAAGCGTGCGAGCCTGCCACCCAGGAAGCACGGGAACATCCCGCTGTGA
- a CDS encoding biotin--[acetyl-CoA-carboxylase] ligase — protein sequence MTVREPLDVDTLRELLLAPAGPLARLDVVEETASTNDDVVAGLRADPDAWPHGSLLVAEHQTAGHGRAGRPWTMPARSSLACTFVAWPRSGPATYGWLPLLAGLGTVRALRATAGVPAVLKWPNDVLVDLGDGVEHVPGWGTARKLAGVLAQAVPGEPAVAVGIGVNVDQRVDELPVPWATSLALAGSRSADRASVLVALVSALDQVAQRWTDHGGDAVAAGLVDEVASVCSTVGQHVRVELPGGAQVVGTATGLSADGALVVSGADGATHRVLAGDVTHVRVTDATGP from the coding sequence ATGACCGTGCGCGAGCCCCTCGACGTCGACACGTTGCGTGAGCTGCTGCTCGCGCCCGCGGGGCCGCTCGCGCGGCTCGACGTCGTCGAGGAGACGGCGTCGACCAACGACGACGTCGTCGCCGGGCTGCGTGCCGACCCCGACGCGTGGCCGCACGGCAGCCTGCTGGTCGCCGAGCACCAGACGGCCGGGCACGGGCGCGCCGGTCGCCCGTGGACGATGCCGGCGCGGTCCTCCCTGGCGTGCACGTTCGTCGCGTGGCCGCGGTCCGGTCCGGCGACGTACGGGTGGCTGCCGCTGCTCGCCGGCCTGGGCACGGTGCGCGCGCTGCGCGCGACCGCCGGTGTGCCTGCGGTCCTCAAGTGGCCCAACGACGTGCTGGTCGACCTCGGGGACGGGGTCGAGCACGTACCCGGGTGGGGCACGGCGCGCAAGCTCGCGGGCGTCCTGGCGCAGGCCGTGCCGGGCGAGCCGGCCGTCGCGGTGGGCATCGGCGTCAACGTCGACCAGCGCGTCGACGAGCTGCCCGTGCCGTGGGCCACGTCCCTCGCGCTGGCCGGTTCGCGCTCGGCGGACCGGGCGAGCGTCCTGGTCGCGCTCGTGAGCGCCCTGGACCAGGTCGCGCAGCGCTGGACGGACCACGGCGGCGACGCGGTCGCGGCGGGCCTCGTCGACGAGGTCGCGTCGGTGTGCTCGACGGTCGGGCAGCACGTGCGCGTCGAGCTGCCGGGTGGTGCCCAGGTCGTGGGCACGGCGACGGGCCTGTCCGCGGACGGGGCGCTCGTGGTGAGCGGCGCGGACGGCGCGACGCACCGCGTGCTCGCCGGTGACGTCACGCACGTCCGCGTGACCGACGCCACAGGGCCGTGA
- a CDS encoding adenylate/guanylate cyclase domain-containing protein — translation MPGGQGQDSGPTSADPLTPSPADPAGTPPPGTARGTTGELDELLLGGPRTLSARELARLTGTDLETIRMYWRTLGLPSHDDDDVMFTERDAQALVRAQALVVDHGLDVRTVVTLVRALGHTSDRLALWQVEALVEDLATRYALDDTSARLLVLDRLADLAPLLEQQLLHSYRRHLAAVADRYAAEFGNLRDVTVDGSLLPLARAVGFADMVSFTRRTAGLGSTDLSLFVHRFETAARDVVAGAGGRVVKTIGDAVLFIADTPGAGAQVAIGLADAFGASLDVEAARGTGGLAEGARGVTPVRVGMVWGRVLSRFGDVFGPSVNLAARLTDVADPSTVLVDASTAQVLGGDPRFRLTEQPVRDLAGVGEVVPFRLESAPG, via the coding sequence GTGCCGGGAGGTCAGGGACAGGACAGCGGGCCGACGAGCGCCGACCCGCTGACGCCGTCCCCGGCGGACCCGGCCGGGACGCCTCCGCCGGGGACGGCGCGGGGCACGACCGGCGAGCTCGACGAGCTCCTGCTCGGAGGTCCCCGCACCCTCAGCGCGCGCGAACTGGCACGGCTCACGGGTACCGACCTCGAGACCATCCGGATGTACTGGCGGACCCTGGGGCTGCCGAGCCACGACGACGACGACGTCATGTTCACCGAGCGCGACGCCCAGGCGCTCGTACGGGCGCAGGCGCTCGTGGTGGACCACGGCCTGGACGTCCGCACGGTCGTCACGCTGGTCCGCGCCCTGGGCCACACGTCGGACCGGCTCGCGCTGTGGCAGGTCGAGGCGCTCGTGGAGGACCTGGCGACCCGGTACGCCCTGGACGACACGTCCGCGCGGCTGCTGGTGCTCGACCGCCTGGCGGACCTCGCGCCGCTCCTGGAGCAGCAGCTCCTGCACTCCTACCGTCGGCACCTCGCGGCGGTCGCCGACCGTTACGCGGCCGAGTTCGGGAACCTGCGTGACGTCACCGTCGACGGGAGCCTGCTGCCGCTGGCGCGCGCCGTCGGGTTCGCCGACATGGTGTCGTTCACGCGGCGCACCGCCGGTCTGGGCTCGACCGACCTGTCGCTGTTCGTGCACCGGTTCGAGACGGCTGCCCGCGACGTCGTCGCCGGCGCGGGCGGGCGGGTCGTGAAGACCATCGGCGACGCCGTGCTGTTCATCGCCGACACGCCGGGCGCCGGGGCGCAGGTCGCGATCGGTCTGGCGGACGCCTTCGGGGCGTCGCTCGACGTCGAGGCGGCACGCGGTACCGGCGGTCTCGCGGAGGGTGCGCGGGGCGTCACGCCCGTGCGTGTCGGGATGGTGTGGGGACGCGTGCTGTCGCGGTTCGGTGACGTCTTCGGGCCGAGCGTGAACCTCGCCGCCCGGCTCACCGACGTCGCCGACCCGAGCACCGTGCTCGTGGACGCCTCGACCGCGCAGGTCCTGGGCGGGGACCCGCGCTTCCGGCTGACGGAGCAGCCGGTGCGGGACCTGGCCGGCGTCGGCGAGGTCGTCCCGTTCCGCCTGGAGTCCGCGCCCGGCTGA
- a CDS encoding SOS response-associated peptidase has product MCGRYASFREDQAIADEFAVATVADDVRLLPPSWNVAPTDGVRMVVERADRATGEITRQLRLARWGLVPSWAKDPSVGNRMINARVETVADKPAFARPFASRRALLPADGYYEWQAAPEPPAGSPRGRRTPKQPFWIHPTDGDVAALAGLYEFWRDPTKADDDPDRWLVSVAVVTRAATGAMASIHDRQPLILPADTWSAWLDPALGADDARGLLDVPPPPLTATPVSTRVNTVANNSPDLVEPTGEDLHA; this is encoded by the coding sequence ATGTGCGGCAGGTACGCGTCCTTCCGGGAGGACCAGGCGATCGCCGACGAGTTCGCCGTGGCGACCGTCGCCGACGACGTGCGGCTGCTGCCGCCCTCGTGGAACGTCGCCCCGACGGACGGTGTGCGGATGGTCGTCGAGCGCGCGGACCGCGCGACGGGCGAGATCACCCGTCAGCTGCGGCTCGCCCGCTGGGGCCTCGTGCCGTCGTGGGCCAAGGACCCGTCGGTCGGCAACCGCATGATCAACGCGCGGGTCGAGACGGTCGCCGACAAGCCCGCGTTCGCCCGGCCCTTCGCGTCGCGCCGCGCCCTGCTGCCGGCCGACGGGTACTACGAGTGGCAGGCCGCACCGGAGCCCCCCGCCGGCTCGCCGCGCGGCCGTCGCACGCCCAAGCAGCCCTTCTGGATCCACCCCACGGACGGTGACGTCGCCGCACTGGCCGGGCTGTACGAGTTCTGGCGCGACCCGACGAAGGCCGACGACGACCCGGACCGGTGGCTCGTCTCGGTGGCCGTGGTGACGCGCGCGGCGACAGGGGCCATGGCCTCGATCCACGACCGCCAGCCGCTGATCCTCCCCGCCGACACGTGGTCCGCGTGGCTCGACCCCGCGCTCGGCGCCGACGACGCCCGCGGGCTGCTCGACGTCCCACCCCCTCCGCTGACCGCGACGCCGGTCTCGACCCGGGTCAACACGGTTGCCAACAACTCCCCCGACCTCGTCGAGCCGACAGGCGAGGACCTGCACGCCTGA
- a CDS encoding multidrug effflux MFS transporter: MSRTDATTATPAYRPDAKHVLLLGTMCALPAISTDIYLPSLPDVARDLGTSAAGAQLTMTGMLIGGAVGQLVIGPLSDRLGRRLPVLVGVALHVVVSLLCAIQTAIVPLIALRVAQGFFNASATVVAMALIRDRFVGSDASRLLSRLMLVIGVAPLFAPSLGGVIAGQWGWRAVFVALALFGVALWVVVLLKMPETHPVERRRTGGVRTALSGYARLLRDRHFVALAMLPGLAMAVLMTYVVASPFVLQEGYGLTSQQFALLFAVNGIGLVLGAQVNAYLVRRVAPIRILRVAIVLSVLLTGALLVVALTGAGGLWGIVVVLWLVLALVNLAPPNASAIALGRHGAIAGTAAAFIGGLQAGTGGLVANLSGVFGGDAVAMAAVMLGASLMALVVLAVATPAFRRGGAWQLQ, encoded by the coding sequence ATGTCCCGCACTGACGCCACTACCGCCACGCCCGCGTACCGCCCCGACGCCAAGCACGTGCTGCTGCTCGGCACCATGTGCGCGCTGCCCGCGATCTCCACCGACATCTACCTGCCGTCCCTGCCGGACGTCGCCCGCGACCTCGGCACGTCCGCTGCAGGCGCGCAGCTGACCATGACGGGCATGCTGATCGGCGGCGCGGTCGGGCAGCTCGTCATCGGGCCGCTCTCCGACCGGCTCGGTCGGCGCCTGCCCGTGCTCGTGGGGGTCGCGCTGCACGTCGTGGTCTCGCTGCTGTGCGCGATCCAGACGGCGATCGTGCCGCTGATCGCGCTGCGCGTCGCGCAGGGGTTCTTCAACGCGTCGGCCACGGTCGTCGCGATGGCCCTGATCCGCGACCGGTTCGTCGGATCCGACGCGTCGCGGCTGCTGTCGCGACTCATGCTCGTCATCGGGGTCGCACCGTTGTTCGCGCCGTCGCTCGGCGGTGTCATCGCCGGCCAGTGGGGCTGGCGCGCCGTGTTCGTGGCGTTGGCGCTCTTCGGCGTCGCGCTGTGGGTGGTCGTCCTGCTGAAGATGCCCGAGACGCACCCGGTCGAGCGGCGCCGCACGGGGGGCGTGCGGACGGCCCTGTCGGGCTACGCCCGCCTGCTGCGCGACCGGCACTTCGTCGCGCTCGCGATGCTGCCGGGCCTCGCGATGGCCGTGCTCATGACGTACGTCGTGGCCTCGCCGTTCGTGCTGCAGGAGGGGTACGGGCTGACGAGCCAGCAGTTCGCGCTGCTGTTCGCCGTCAACGGGATCGGCCTGGTGCTGGGGGCGCAGGTCAACGCCTACCTCGTGCGCCGCGTCGCGCCGATCCGCATCCTGCGCGTGGCGATCGTCCTGAGCGTGCTGCTCACGGGGGCGCTGCTCGTCGTCGCCCTGACGGGGGCCGGTGGCCTGTGGGGGATCGTCGTCGTGCTGTGGCTGGTGCTGGCGCTGGTGAACCTCGCGCCCCCGAACGCGTCGGCCATCGCCCTGGGGAGGCACGGCGCGATCGCCGGGACGGCGGCGGCGTTCATCGGGGGCCTGCAGGCGGGGACGGGCGGCCTGGTGGCGAACCTGTCCGGGGTGTTCGGCGGGGACGCCGTCGCCATGGCGGCCGTGATGCTGGGCGCCTCGCTCATGGCCCTGGTGGTGCTGGCCGTGGCGACGCCGGCGTTCCGACGCGGTGGGGCCTGGCAGCTCCAGTGA
- a CDS encoding pyridoxal phosphate-dependent aminotransferase, translated as MSSRWQHVAAAAGLLDADGTARPTIFAEMSALATRTGALNLGQGFPDVDGPASVARAAVDAILAGANQYPPGPGTAPLRAAIAAHQRTRYGLDVDPDTQVLVTTGATEALAAAVLALTGPGDEVLTLEPYYDSYAAVVAMAGATHTTAPLRPTADGFRLDVAALEAAVTPRTRMLLLNSPHNPTGAVLRRDELEAVARVARAHDLLVVTDEVYEHLVFGVEHVPVATLPGMAGRTLTISSSGKTFSFTGWKIGWVTGPQELVAAVRTVKQFLTYVSGAPFQPAVAHALTDPGVAAWVDGLVVSLTERRDLLSAGLRDAGFEVARTDGTYFVLADAAPLGAHDGVELCRELPARAGVVGVPVSAFTREGSPTHDALRTWVRFTFVKRQDVLEDAVTRLRRAFA; from the coding sequence GTGAGCAGCAGGTGGCAGCACGTGGCAGCAGCGGCGGGACTCCTGGACGCCGACGGGACGGCGCGCCCCACGATCTTCGCCGAGATGTCGGCGCTGGCGACCCGCACGGGCGCCCTCAACCTGGGACAGGGCTTCCCCGACGTCGACGGCCCGGCGTCGGTGGCGCGCGCGGCCGTCGACGCGATCCTCGCGGGCGCCAACCAGTACCCGCCTGGGCCCGGTACCGCACCGCTGCGGGCCGCGATCGCCGCTCACCAGCGCACGCGCTACGGGCTCGACGTGGACCCCGACACCCAGGTCCTCGTGACGACCGGTGCGACGGAGGCGCTCGCCGCGGCGGTGCTCGCGCTCACGGGCCCGGGCGACGAGGTCCTCACGCTCGAGCCGTACTACGACTCGTACGCCGCCGTCGTCGCGATGGCGGGCGCGACGCACACCACCGCCCCCCTGCGACCGACCGCGGACGGCTTCCGGCTGGACGTCGCCGCGCTCGAGGCCGCGGTGACGCCACGCACCCGCATGCTGCTGCTGAACTCGCCGCACAACCCGACCGGCGCGGTGCTGCGCCGGGACGAGCTCGAGGCGGTCGCGCGCGTGGCTCGCGCGCACGACCTGCTCGTGGTCACCGACGAGGTCTACGAGCACCTGGTGTTCGGCGTCGAGCACGTGCCCGTCGCGACGCTGCCGGGCATGGCGGGGCGCACGCTGACGATCTCGTCGAGCGGCAAGACGTTCTCCTTCACGGGCTGGAAGATCGGGTGGGTCACCGGCCCGCAGGAGCTGGTCGCGGCCGTGCGGACGGTGAAGCAGTTCCTCACGTACGTGTCGGGGGCACCGTTCCAGCCGGCCGTGGCGCACGCGCTGACGGACCCCGGGGTCGCGGCCTGGGTCGACGGCCTGGTGGTGTCGCTCACCGAGCGGCGCGACCTGCTGTCAGCGGGCCTGCGCGACGCCGGCTTCGAGGTCGCCCGCACCGACGGCACGTACTTCGTCCTGGCCGACGCGGCACCGCTGGGTGCGCACGACGGCGTGGAGCTCTGCCGCGAGCTGCCGGCACGGGCGGGCGTCGTCGGGGTCCCGGTGAGCGCGTTCACCCGCGAGGGATCCCCCACGCACGACGCGCTGCGCACCTGGGTGCGCTTCACGTTCGTCAAGCGCCAGGACGTCCTCGAGGACGCCGTCACGCGGCTGCGGCGCGCGTTCGCCTGA
- a CDS encoding molybdopterin oxidoreductase — protein MTVRTHTREVRRHRVEWWVVAAWSSLVLLVVSGLLAAAGLL, from the coding sequence ATGACAGTCCGCACGCATACCCGCGAGGTGCGCCGCCACCGCGTCGAGTGGTGGGTCGTGGCGGCGTGGTCCTCGCTCGTCCTCCTGGTGGTCAGCGGCCTGCTCGCCGCAGCCGGCCTGCTCTGA
- the adhE gene encoding bifunctional acetaldehyde-CoA/alcohol dehydrogenase, whose product MSETTKKSTRAKVLADAPAEAPSVTAPAQPAGAALGVTEVDVVAQAIDELVAKATKALAEFESMTQEDVDRFVKKGAVAALDQHGQLAKLAVEETGRGVFEDKAVKNIFACEHVTNSMANLKTVGVINVDELNGITEIAEPVGVIAGITPVTNPTSTAIFKSLISLKTRNPIIFAFHPNAQRSSVAAARIVRDAAVAAGAPEHCIQWVEVPSLAATGALMNHPGVATILATGGNAMVKAAYSCGKPALGVGAGNVPAYVEKSAKLARAINDIVLSKAFDNGVICASEQAAILDEEIYDAAMAEFSRLHAYRVTPAEKAKLEQFIFGVEAGGENCGGAKLNPAVVGKSPVWIAEQAGFTVPGDTSIILAEVSEVGPAEPLTREKLCPVLAVLRASSTEEGIALAEQMVEFDGLGHSAAIHTQDDALTVEFGKRVKAIRVICNAPSSLGGIGDIYNAFIPSLTLGCGSYGHNSVSNNVSAVNLINVKRVGRRNNNLQWFKVPAKTYFEPNAIRYLADMADIERVTIVTDTTMTNLGFVDKVLDVLRRRSNNVAVQIIDEVEPEPSVRTVQKGAANMRHFRPDTIIALGGGSPMDAAKVMWLLYEHPEIVFSDLKQKFFDVRKRAFKFPVLGDLAKLVCIPTTSGTGAEVTPFAVISDPESGKKYPLADYALTPTVAIIDPVLTHKMPRSLAADSGFDALTHATEAFVAVYANDFTDGMALQAIRLIFDNLAQSVNGDPADPVTQDAREKMHNAGTIAGMAFGNAFLGIVHAMAHVIGSTYHLVHGRTNATLLPHVIRYNGTVPTKLTSWPKYESYVAPERFQQIAAMLGLPASTPEEGVESYALAVEALRAKVGIPQSFAAQGVDEHEFISRLDEVAMGAYEDQCAPANPRMPMIGDMKDIMTAAYYGTSLEDVRNRRERAGA is encoded by the coding sequence GTGTCCGAGACCACCAAGAAGAGCACTCGCGCGAAGGTCCTCGCCGACGCGCCGGCCGAGGCACCCTCGGTCACCGCCCCAGCGCAGCCCGCAGGCGCGGCCCTCGGCGTCACCGAGGTCGACGTGGTCGCGCAGGCCATCGACGAGCTCGTCGCGAAGGCCACCAAGGCGCTCGCCGAGTTCGAGTCGATGACCCAGGAGGACGTCGACCGCTTCGTCAAGAAGGGCGCCGTCGCCGCGCTCGACCAGCACGGCCAGCTCGCCAAGCTCGCGGTCGAGGAGACCGGGCGCGGCGTCTTCGAGGACAAGGCCGTGAAGAACATCTTCGCGTGCGAGCACGTCACCAACTCGATGGCGAACCTCAAGACGGTCGGCGTCATCAACGTCGACGAGCTCAACGGGATCACGGAGATCGCCGAGCCCGTCGGGGTCATCGCCGGCATCACCCCGGTGACCAACCCGACCTCGACCGCCATCTTCAAGTCGCTGATCTCGCTGAAGACCCGCAACCCGATCATCTTCGCGTTCCACCCGAACGCCCAGCGCTCCTCGGTGGCCGCCGCCCGGATCGTGCGCGACGCGGCCGTGGCCGCGGGTGCCCCCGAGCACTGCATCCAGTGGGTCGAGGTCCCGTCGCTCGCCGCGACCGGCGCCCTCATGAACCACCCGGGTGTCGCGACGATCCTCGCCACCGGCGGCAACGCGATGGTGAAGGCCGCGTACTCGTGCGGCAAGCCCGCCCTCGGCGTCGGCGCCGGCAACGTCCCGGCGTACGTGGAGAAGAGCGCGAAGCTCGCCCGGGCGATCAACGACATCGTCCTGAGCAAGGCCTTCGACAACGGCGTCATCTGCGCCTCGGAGCAGGCCGCGATCCTCGACGAGGAGATCTACGACGCCGCGATGGCCGAGTTCTCCCGCCTGCACGCCTACCGCGTCACCCCGGCGGAGAAGGCCAAGCTCGAGCAGTTCATCTTCGGCGTCGAGGCCGGCGGCGAGAACTGCGGCGGCGCGAAGCTCAACCCCGCCGTCGTCGGCAAGTCCCCGGTGTGGATCGCCGAGCAGGCCGGCTTCACGGTCCCGGGCGACACCTCGATCATCCTGGCCGAGGTCTCCGAGGTCGGCCCCGCCGAGCCCCTGACCCGCGAGAAGCTGTGCCCCGTCCTGGCGGTGCTGCGCGCGTCCTCCACCGAGGAGGGCATCGCGCTCGCCGAGCAGATGGTCGAGTTCGACGGCCTGGGTCACTCCGCCGCGATCCACACGCAGGACGACGCCCTCACGGTCGAGTTCGGCAAGCGCGTCAAGGCGATCCGCGTCATCTGCAACGCACCGTCGTCGCTCGGCGGCATCGGTGACATCTACAACGCCTTCATCCCGTCGCTGACGCTCGGCTGCGGCTCCTACGGCCACAACTCGGTGTCGAACAACGTGTCGGCGGTCAACCTGATCAACGTCAAGCGCGTGGGCCGGAGGAACAACAACTTGCAGTGGTTCAAGGTCCCCGCCAAGACGTACTTCGAGCCCAACGCGATCCGCTACCTCGCGGACATGGCGGACATCGAGCGCGTCACGATCGTCACCGACACGACCATGACGAACCTCGGGTTCGTCGACAAGGTCCTCGACGTCCTGCGCCGGCGCTCCAACAACGTCGCCGTGCAGATCATCGACGAGGTCGAGCCGGAGCCGTCCGTGCGCACGGTGCAGAAGGGCGCCGCGAACATGCGGCACTTCCGCCCCGACACGATCATCGCCCTGGGTGGCGGCTCGCCCATGGACGCCGCGAAGGTCATGTGGCTGCTCTACGAGCACCCCGAGATCGTGTTCTCGGACCTCAAGCAGAAGTTCTTCGACGTCCGCAAGCGCGCGTTCAAGTTCCCCGTGCTGGGCGACCTGGCCAAGCTCGTCTGCATCCCGACCACGTCGGGCACCGGCGCGGAGGTCACCCCGTTCGCGGTCATCTCCGACCCCGAGTCGGGCAAGAAGTACCCGCTGGCCGACTACGCGCTGACGCCCACCGTCGCGATCATCGACCCGGTGCTGACGCACAAGATGCCGCGCTCGCTGGCGGCGGACTCCGGGTTCGACGCCCTGACGCACGCGACCGAGGCGTTCGTCGCGGTCTACGCGAACGACTTCACCGACGGCATGGCGCTGCAGGCGATCCGCCTCATCTTCGACAACCTCGCGCAGTCGGTGAACGGCGACCCGGCCGACCCGGTCACGCAGGACGCACGGGAGAAGATGCACAACGCGGGCACGATCGCCGGCATGGCGTTCGGCAACGCGTTCCTCGGGATCGTGCACGCCATGGCGCACGTGATCGGCTCGACGTACCACCTGGTGCACGGGCGCACGAACGCCACGCTGCTGCCGCACGTCATCCGCTACAACGGCACCGTCCCGACCAAGCTCACCAGCTGGCCGAAGTACGAGTCCTACGTGGCCCCGGAGCGGTTCCAGCAGATCGCCGCCATGCTCGGCCTGCCGGCGTCGACCCCCGAGGAGGGCGTCGAGTCCTACGCGCTGGCCGTCGAGGCGCTGCGTGCGAAGGTCGGCATCCCGCAGTCCTTCGCGGCGCAGGGCGTCGACGAGCACGAGTTCATCAGCCGCCTCGACGAGGTCGCGATGGGCGCCTACGAGGACCAGTGCGCACCGGCGAACCCGCGCATGCCGATGATCGGCGACATGAAGGACATCATGACTGCGGCCTACTACGGCACGTCGCTGGAGGACGTCCGTAACCGCCGCGAGCGAGCGGGGGCCTGA